CATTATCAGAGAATTCTCCAAAGTAAATAGAAATTTCCTGAGCTTTACCTTTTGTTCCTGTAGCTTTTGTTTCAATCCAAAGTGCATGAGCAAAGATTTGAGGTGTGGCAAAAAGCATTAAGAATAAAAAAGTTAATGTTTTTAGTGTATTTGATTTCATAAGATCAAGTTTAAATTAGTACAATGATATTTTTTACAAACATAAGTGTTATTTAGAATAATTAAAAATAAAAGACAAGAAAAAACCTCAAAATCATTTAGTACTAATGAATTTTGAGGTTTTTGTTGAAAATAAAAAATGGACTTAAAGTTTATTTTATGACCCTATAGATTTGAAACTAAAAACAGCAATTATAACGTTTTTATTAATAATTGCTTATTTCTTAATTATTAACAATAGATTTCTTTTTCTTGTTATTTCTTCCCCACCAAATTAGAAAGCCTGTTATAGGTAAACTAGCACAAATTAAGCTGGCAAAAAAGGCAAGTACTTTTCCTGGAAAACCTAATATGCTGCCAACATGCAGATCGTAATTTAGGAATCTGAATTTCTCACCGTTGCTTTTGTCTTTATACTTTATTGTTCGAAGAGGTTTCGCAGTATATTGATCATAATCTGTAGCGGTATCATCAAAGCGGCTTTTGTATCTGATAAAGGTGTTGTAAGTCGCAAGTGAATCAGTTTCTTTTGGAAGAAAGAAATAATAGCTTTTGGCCTCAGGATGAGTTTCTTTTACAGATGCATAAATTTTGTCAAGCGGTCTATTTTTGTTGTATTGAGTAGTATCAGAAACTACTTTTTCTCTTTTGAATGTTTTTCCTCCATTAAATAACCATTGCAAACCTTTATCATAAGATTGAAATGCCCAAACCAATCCTGTAAGTGCAATCAATAACGCAAAAAACATAGAATAAAACCCAAGAATATTATGTAAATCGTAGTTTTTTCGTTTCCATTTTGTACTGTTTTTCCATTGAAACCAAAAACGCTGTTTAACAGCCTGTTTATTTTTTGGCCACCAAAGAATAAGCCCGGTAATTAAAGAAATGATAAAGATAATGGTAGCTGTTCCTGTAATGGGATCTCCAATTTTGCTGTTTAGGCATAATGTCTGATGCAGCATTCGAACAAAAACAAAAAACTCGAAATTAACATTTTCCTGTTTTTTAACCGCTCCACTATAAGGATCTACATAGAGATAAGTGCTTTGATATTGGTTCCAATACCAAAAGGCATCTGGATTTAATTCTTCATAAAACCAGACAATTATGGTGCGGTCATCTTCATTCAGGATTCGGCATCCTGAAATAGATTCTTTTGGGTTTTTGTTGGCTTTTTTTGCAATTTCTATGATTTGGCTCAGAGGAAGTTTTTTTTCTTTTACCTGATCTACGTGATAGTAATCATGAACAATAGGACGCAGTTCCTCTTCAAAAGAATACAAACATCCCGTAATACCCAATATAACTACAATTAAGCCAGATGCTAATCCCAGCCATAAGTGAATTTTAAGAATGAGTTTTTTAAAAGTCATAAAAGTAATTCTGATTGTTATAATTAAAAGCGCCTCAATTTTATAAATTGAGGCGTCAGTTTAATTGTTTTTAGGTCTTAAAATTTGATTGTCAGGTTTGCTAACAAGTTGGCTGGTGCCATTGATGAACCCCAGAAATCCCAGTATTTTTCGTTTGTAATATTGTTGAATTTTAAACCTAATCTCCATGTTGGTTTTTCATAATATACAGTTGCATTGTAAACGGTATAAGAAGGCATATAAATTAAATTATTTGCAGTAAAGTAATTCTTGTCGATATAGTTTGCACCTGCACCAATACCTAATCCTTTCAATTTATTTTGGAAAGTATAAGTAGTCCAGAAGTTAACTACATTCTCAGGAGAACTTGTCGCTTTTTTTCCTTCAATAGTTGGATCAGATGCTCGTACAATTCGGTTGTCATTATAAGCATATCCACTTACAATACTAAGTCCGTTAAATGGAGTTGCCATTAATTCAAAATCAACACCTTTGCTTACTTGTTTACCATCTTGGATAGTATATCCAGCATCAACTCTTGTAGCATTATCAATGGTAATGTTGTAGTAACTAATAGAGCCGCTTAATTTCTTATTAGACGTTTCGGCTTTTAAACCTCCTTCATATTGTACCGCATAAATTGGATCTAAAACTAATAAGGTTTGATCAGGCTGTGTCACAGGTGCCATATTCTGGAAACCATTCATGTAATTTGCGAATACAGAAACTTGACTTTTTACAATTTCATATACTAATCCAAATTTTGGAGAAAGTGCTGTTTGGCTGTAACCCTCAACAGTTCCCACTTTTGCTCTTTCAAAATTATCCAAACGCAAACTTAACATTGCGGAGAATTTGTCTGTAAAATTGATAACATCACAAGAGTAAGCACTAATTGTTTTTTGGTCAGCAACCGCAGAAGTTGTCAGGTTAAGACCAGCATCAACTGCTTTTCTTCTAATAGGAGCAAAAGGAGTTGTAATATCAATATTATCAAGTGTAAAAGTTGATCCGCCTGAGAAGTTTGAAGTATAAAGTCTGTAGTTTACACCAGCAAGGAATTTATGTTTGATGCTTCCAGTTGAAAACTGTCCGTTAATGTTTTCCTGAATATTAGTATAGTTATTAAAGATAGGTCCCCAAAGTCCAACTCTTCTGGCTACTTGTGTTGGTGAACTCCATACTGCATAACTTTGATAACTGCGTTCTACATCTTCCCCTACAAAAGAGAATACAGTTGTAGATTTCCAGTTTTCAGATATTTGATATTCAGCTTGCCCAAAGAATTTTGTAGCCGTTGATTTGGCATCGTTATCATCATGGAACATAGACTTTTTGTAATCGATTTGAAGTTGGCTAGGGTTTGTTATCCCAGAATTTGCGTCATAAGTATTATATGTACGTCTGGTGTTGTTTACATTGTAAAGTTCTGCATCGAAGTTAAAAGTAAGTTTTTCCGATGCTTTATAAGTTAAGCTAGGAGCGAAAAGAAGCGTATTGTTGAAACCATAATCAAGGAAGCTTTTTTCTCTGTGAACTCCCATATTGATTCTGAATAAAACTGTTTTTTCCTGATTTAAAGGAGTGTTAACATCTACAGTTAATCGGTTTAAATTGTAGCTTCCAGCCGTGTAAGATACTTCGGCAGCAGTAGTTTCAAAAGGTTTTTTTGTAACAAGATTCACTACACCTCCAAAAGAAGACACTGAAGAACCAAATAAAGTTCCAGAAGGGCCTTTCATGATTTCAATACGCTCTACGTTACCAAGATCAACAGAAGAACGTCCAGAAACTGTTTCCATTCCGTTACGAGCATTAACTCCAATAGAAAATCCTCTGAAAATCATTCCAACTCCACCAGATGGGTAACTAATTGACACAACCCCTGGTGCGTTCATAACAGCGCCTTTTATATCTACGGCAACCTGCTGTAATAAAAGTTCTTTTTGGATTACACTGTAGACCTGCGGGTTTTCAATGTTGGTTAAAGGCATTCTGGCAACATAATCTGTTTTTTTAGATAATATGCTTTTTTTGCCATTTACAACAACTTCTTTTAATTCTTTGTTAGAAACTTTTAGCTGTAAATTAATATTTGATGTCTCACTTTCTGCTACAATTACTTCACTTTCTGAAGTTTCGTAACCCGTTAAGGAAACTTGTAAAGTATAGGTGCTTGGTTTAACTCTGTTGAATTCGAAGTTTCCATTTTCGTCAGAAACAGTCCAATATTTTGAGTTTTTTAAGATCACATTAACTCCAGCAGCTAATTCGCCGTCTGAAGTGGTGATGGTTCCTTTAATTTTTCCATTTTGTTGGGCAGATACGATTAAGAACGAAAAGACAAAACTAATTGTCAATAGAAGACGTAATGTCTTCGGATTAAAATATTTCATTGGTTTGTAAAATTGGTTTATAAAGATATTTTATTTAGAATAAATAAAAATAACACAAATGTATAGATAATATTTTCTTTAACAAATATTATTTTTAAGGATTCACTAAGCATTTGTTAAGATTATTTTAAGAAAAGCAAGAATATTCTTCAGGTCTTAATTGGAAAAGAAATTCAAGTTTTTGTGAAAAAAGAAAAAAGTAGAATGCTTCCCCCTAAAAAAGCCTTAATTTTGCAGTCTGAAAAACAATTTCATGATTTTATCTTTCTTTAAAAAAATTCAAAATACACCTAGAGGATATCGTATTGCTAATACAGTCTTTTTCTTTCTTTCTGGTTTTGGATATTCTTCATGGGTATCGAGAATTCCACATATTCAAGCCCAATTGCATTTATCAGAAGCTCAATTTGGAGCTGTTTTATTTGCCTTTCCAATCGGATTAATGCTGACAATGCCATTTACAGGAAAGCTTTTAAATAAATATAGCAGTCGTTATATTATGCTGTTGGGAGCAATTATGTTTAATATTGTATTGTCTCTGCCTGGATTAGTCGCTTTTGTCTGGC
This portion of the Flavobacterium panacagri genome encodes:
- a CDS encoding PepSY-associated TM helix domain-containing protein, whose translation is MTFKKLILKIHLWLGLASGLIVVILGITGCLYSFEEELRPIVHDYYHVDQVKEKKLPLSQIIEIAKKANKNPKESISGCRILNEDDRTIIVWFYEELNPDAFWYWNQYQSTYLYVDPYSGAVKKQENVNFEFFVFVRMLHQTLCLNSKIGDPITGTATIIFIISLITGLILWWPKNKQAVKQRFWFQWKNSTKWKRKNYDLHNILGFYSMFFALLIALTGLVWAFQSYDKGLQWLFNGGKTFKREKVVSDTTQYNKNRPLDKIYASVKETHPEAKSYYFFLPKETDSLATYNTFIRYKSRFDDTATDYDQYTAKPLRTIKYKDKSNGEKFRFLNYDLHVGSILGFPGKVLAFFASLICASLPITGFLIWWGRNNKKKKSIVNN
- a CDS encoding TonB-dependent receptor, encoding MKYFNPKTLRLLLTISFVFSFLIVSAQQNGKIKGTITTSDGELAAGVNVILKNSKYWTVSDENGNFEFNRVKPSTYTLQVSLTGYETSESEVIVAESETSNINLQLKVSNKELKEVVVNGKKSILSKKTDYVARMPLTNIENPQVYSVIQKELLLQQVAVDIKGAVMNAPGVVSISYPSGGVGMIFRGFSIGVNARNGMETVSGRSSVDLGNVERIEIMKGPSGTLFGSSVSSFGGVVNLVTKKPFETTAAEVSYTAGSYNLNRLTVDVNTPLNQEKTVLFRINMGVHREKSFLDYGFNNTLLFAPSLTYKASEKLTFNFDAELYNVNNTRRTYNTYDANSGITNPSQLQIDYKKSMFHDDNDAKSTATKFFGQAEYQISENWKSTTVFSFVGEDVERSYQSYAVWSSPTQVARRVGLWGPIFNNYTNIQENINGQFSTGSIKHKFLAGVNYRLYTSNFSGGSTFTLDNIDITTPFAPIRRKAVDAGLNLTTSAVADQKTISAYSCDVINFTDKFSAMLSLRLDNFERAKVGTVEGYSQTALSPKFGLVYEIVKSQVSVFANYMNGFQNMAPVTQPDQTLLVLDPIYAVQYEGGLKAETSNKKLSGSISYYNITIDNATRVDAGYTIQDGKQVSKGVDFELMATPFNGLSIVSGYAYNDNRIVRASDPTIEGKKATSSPENVVNFWTTYTFQNKLKGLGIGAGANYIDKNYFTANNLIYMPSYTVYNATVYYEKPTWRLGLKFNNITNEKYWDFWGSSMAPANLLANLTIKF